One Hemibagrus wyckioides isolate EC202008001 linkage group LG07, SWU_Hwy_1.0, whole genome shotgun sequence DNA segment encodes these proteins:
- the LOC131355931 gene encoding cystatin-like protein, with the protein MDGTLKVSLLAALILLVSVQASNYEGLSDGIRKHVDKALNNVHSMYGEGHHVAYHSLIGTPKIAPFSQIMDKIFNVNVLLTVKKCDENPSNMDECVPQNKILYLMDCLLCKTKDNEELLDCAKWLEVKNNKRDDYRSKCRGTLLGSETLFQKSDDSQKMGGCPGCM; encoded by the exons ATGGATGGTACACTAAAGGTCTCACTGCTGGCAGCCCTGATTCTGCTGGTTTCTGTCCAGGCATCTAACTATGAAGGCTTGTCTGATGGAATACGAAAACATGTTGACAAAGCTCTGAATAATGTACACAGTATGTATGGAGAAGGTCATCATGTTGCTTATCATTCACTTATAGGTACTCCGAAG ATTGCCCCATTTTCACAGATTATGGACAAAATCTTCAATGTAAATGTCCTTCTGACGGTCAAAAAATGTGATGAGAATCCTAGCAACATGGATGAATGTGttccacaaaataaaatattg taCCTGATGGACTGCCTTCTGTGTAAGACAAAAGACAATGAAGAACTGCTGGATTGTGCCAAATGGTTGGAGGTCAAAAAT AATAAGCGTGATGACTATCGAAGTAAATGTAGGGGAACTTTGCTTGGAAGTGAAACACTTTTCCAGAAATCTGACGACTCTCAGAAAATGGGTGGATGTCCTGGATGTATGTGA
- the LOC131356421 gene encoding cystatin-like protein — translation MDGTLKVLLLAALILLVSVQASKYESLPDGIRKHVDKALNNVRNTYEGHHVAYESLIGTPRPMEKSLHINVLFTVKKCESNPHNMDECVPQSKTLYRIDCLLCKTKDNEELLDCAKWLEVKNNKRDAHRGKCSGFLPGSHILAQKTEDSQKMGGCPGCM, via the exons ATGGATGGTACACTAAAGGTCTTGCTGCTAGCCGCCCTGATTCTGCTGGTTTCTGTCCAGGCGTCTAAGTACGAAAGCTTGCCTGATGGAATACGAAAACACGTTGACAAAGCTCTGAATAATGTGCGAAATACGTATGAAGGTCATCATGTTGCTTATGAATCACTTATAGGTACTCCAAGG CCTATGGAGAAAAGCTTGCATATAAATGTCCTTTTCACGGTCAAAAAATGTGAGAGTAATCCTCACAACATGGATGAATGTGTTCCACAAAGTAAAACATTG taCCGGATTGACTGCCTTCTGTGTAAGACAAAAGACAATGAAGAGCTGCTGGATTGTGCCAAATGGTTGGAGGTCAAAAAT aataaGCGTGATGCCCATCGAGGTAAATGTAGCGGATTTTTGCCCGGAAGTCACATACTTGCCCAGAAAACTGAGGACTCTCAGAAGATGGGTGGATGTCCCGGGTGTATGTGA